In one Umezawaea sp. Da 62-37 genomic region, the following are encoded:
- a CDS encoding universal stress protein — protein sequence MSVHSSPLDPSMVLDRPPSPVAVGCDGSRWGRAALFWAADHAARTGSELDVWAWGDGDGLDHLTGRHPELRPRIHRTGPEPARDLEAASLRAGTLVVGCRSRSTSPLGLDGLVLPLVEAALCDTVVVRGEASALRGAHQRITALVSGGEDDALVLARAAAVLGRDSVLRVVHAAPMHTVGDALVSEPQFVLDRAARLLDRLDPRPSCATTLLRFQPHEAISRYTDSDLLVVGSGDHHNLTGRCGSVTKAAVHHASCPVLIVRRPPPRIPPEVSRHVTARSADGRPVPADARRSVRTAS from the coding sequence ATGTCCGTTCATTCCAGCCCTCTCGACCCGTCCATGGTCTTGGACCGTCCACCGAGCCCTGTCGCCGTCGGGTGTGACGGCTCGCGGTGGGGCCGCGCGGCCCTGTTCTGGGCAGCGGACCACGCCGCCCGCACCGGCTCCGAACTCGATGTGTGGGCGTGGGGCGACGGCGACGGCCTGGACCACCTCACTGGCCGACACCCGGAACTGCGTCCGCGGATCCACCGGACCGGACCGGAACCGGCGCGCGATCTCGAAGCGGCGAGCCTGCGCGCGGGGACGCTCGTGGTCGGCTGCCGGAGTCGCTCGACGAGTCCGCTGGGGCTTGACGGCTTGGTGCTCCCGTTGGTGGAGGCGGCGTTGTGCGACACCGTCGTGGTTCGAGGCGAGGCCTCGGCGCTGCGCGGTGCTCACCAGCGGATCACGGCTTTGGTCAGCGGCGGTGAGGACGACGCCCTGGTGCTGGCGCGAGCCGCCGCGGTGCTTGGACGCGACTCAGTGCTGCGCGTTGTGCACGCCGCCCCCATGCACACCGTGGGGGACGCACTGGTCTCCGAACCGCAATTCGTGCTCGACCGAGCAGCCCGGCTGCTCGACCGGCTGGACCCGCGGCCTTCCTGCGCCACGACCCTGCTCCGATTCCAGCCCCACGAGGCGATCAGCCGGTACACCGACAGCGATCTGCTCGTCGTCGGCTCCGGCGACCACCACAACCTGACCGGGCGGTGCGGCTCCGTCACGAAGGCCGCCGTGCACCACGCGTCCTGCCCGGTTCTCATCGTCCGTCGACCACCACCTCGAATTCCACCGGAGGTCTCCCGCCATGTCACAGCACGATCAGCAGACGGACGTCCAGTCCCCGCGGATGCTCGCCGATCGGTTCGCACCGCGTCATGA
- a CDS encoding universal stress protein: protein MDDFDSRPIVVGVDGSAVSRAALRWAVDEARRRGCAIDAILAWQGGYGMMIGAVTPDLLAESTPEREHDRWRRVLDDAVADMDAGGGIRTVLVTQDAGPALVEASKDAALLVVGTRGGGPVRSALLGSVSAHCVRHAACPVVVVREPLPRGDTSSMVGSGTFATPGPLL from the coding sequence ATGGACGACTTCGACTCGCGGCCGATCGTGGTCGGCGTGGACGGATCAGCCGTGAGCCGTGCGGCGTTGCGGTGGGCGGTGGACGAAGCCCGACGACGCGGCTGTGCGATCGACGCGATCCTCGCCTGGCAAGGCGGTTACGGCATGATGATCGGCGCGGTGACACCCGACCTGCTGGCCGAGTCGACGCCGGAGCGGGAACACGACCGGTGGCGCCGAGTGCTCGACGACGCCGTGGCGGATATGGACGCGGGAGGCGGGATCCGCACGGTGCTGGTGACCCAGGACGCCGGGCCCGCGCTGGTCGAGGCTTCCAAGGACGCGGCGTTGCTGGTGGTGGGCACCCGCGGCGGGGGACCGGTCAGGAGTGCGTTGCTCGGGTCGGTGAGCGCGCACTGCGTGCGCCACGCGGCCTGCCCGGTCGTGGTGGTCCGGGAACCGTTGCCACGCGGGGACACGTCGTCCATGGTCGGTTCCGGCACGTTCGCGACTCCCGGACCTCTGCTGTGA
- a CDS encoding GNAT family N-acetyltransferase, translated as MSGGVRALLVDGSAVSLRELGLSDTDALSDLLRALPEGDRHFGLFGAPARDEHSRHLAIGAFREDDLLGVASCVSASDSDSAEVAFAVAPSARTRGVGTLLLEHLASLARRHGVRRFTADVSAADSHAVRVLTDLGLVWTVTANGDVAHVDLGLDPVGHYLDLVADRESTADVESLRAVLEPTSIVVVGAGRSSSSVGNAVLRNLLAGDFAGDLLAVNPHADHVLGIPCRDSVLDLPPAPELAVLCVPAKLVPGIAEECGRHGVKALVVITSGLSDDPELVEGLMRAVHAHGMRLVGPNCLGVSTSAPDVRMDATFTRTRAAAGDVGLITQSGGIAIAVSEQLNRIGRGTSNLVSAGDKYDVSGNDMLLWWERDERTRAVVLYLESFGNPRKFARLARRVARRKPVLAIRSATTEQGQRAAASHTASTATPSATRDALFRQAGIIAVDGVTELVDVLAALDSQPLPLGRSVAVLSNAGGLGVLAADACVTHGLTMAELSESTTRALREAMPATSSPHNPVDTGAVVDEETFARCLDLIAADPAVDAVIVVTVPTALGDPATAIHRLRVGKPILAVRAGQAMSVETTPAGVSCYADPMWAAFVLARLVERAEWLARPEPDHVDLGGIDLAGARAVVADHLTVDSAGGWLDPDRAIVLLRAFGLPVLGGVLATTPGGAVSAQRSYDSPVALKAVVTGLLHKTKGHGVSLLLADRDAVTAAFEQFRGRFGTRLRGAFVQPMVTGGRELLVGVVNDPRFGPLVVTGLGGVDTDLVDRRACALAPLSTMDADDLLRGFGGSAEVFADIDERPVRDLLLRVARLAELLPEVAELDLNPVIVSDGRCLIVDARVRVAPVEPVDPFLRGLHVQRLTKEVAS; from the coding sequence GTGAGCGGGGGCGTCCGGGCGCTGCTGGTGGACGGTTCTGCGGTGTCGTTGCGGGAGCTAGGCCTGTCGGACACCGACGCGCTGTCGGACCTGCTCCGCGCGCTGCCTGAAGGTGATCGGCACTTCGGCCTGTTCGGCGCTCCGGCACGCGACGAGCACTCTCGACATCTCGCCATCGGTGCGTTCCGCGAAGATGATCTGCTCGGAGTCGCGAGCTGCGTGTCCGCGAGTGACTCGGACAGCGCCGAGGTGGCGTTCGCCGTGGCGCCGTCGGCGCGGACCAGAGGAGTCGGCACTCTGCTGCTCGAACACCTCGCCTCACTCGCCCGACGGCACGGTGTGCGCCGCTTCACCGCCGACGTGTCCGCCGCCGACTCCCACGCGGTGCGGGTCCTCACCGATTTGGGTCTGGTGTGGACGGTCACCGCGAACGGCGACGTGGCGCACGTGGACCTTGGCCTCGACCCGGTCGGGCACTACCTGGACCTGGTCGCCGACCGCGAGTCGACCGCCGACGTCGAGAGCCTGCGCGCGGTGCTGGAACCCACGTCGATCGTGGTGGTGGGCGCGGGGCGGTCGTCGTCCTCGGTCGGCAACGCGGTGCTGCGCAACCTCCTCGCGGGCGACTTCGCCGGCGATCTCCTCGCCGTCAACCCCCACGCCGACCACGTGCTCGGAATCCCTTGCCGAGACTCGGTCCTCGATCTTCCACCCGCCCCGGAGCTGGCCGTGCTGTGCGTCCCGGCGAAGCTCGTGCCGGGGATCGCCGAGGAGTGCGGCCGGCACGGGGTGAAGGCGCTCGTCGTCATCACCTCAGGCCTGTCCGACGACCCCGAACTCGTGGAAGGCCTGATGCGCGCCGTCCACGCGCACGGGATGCGGCTGGTCGGCCCGAACTGCCTCGGTGTCTCGACGAGCGCGCCCGACGTGCGGATGGACGCGACGTTCACCCGCACCCGCGCCGCCGCCGGGGACGTCGGTCTGATCACGCAGTCCGGCGGCATCGCCATCGCGGTCTCCGAGCAGCTGAACCGGATCGGCCGCGGCACCTCCAACCTCGTGTCCGCTGGCGACAAGTACGACGTGAGCGGCAACGACATGCTGCTGTGGTGGGAGCGCGACGAGCGCACCCGCGCGGTGGTGCTCTACCTCGAGTCCTTCGGCAACCCCCGCAAGTTCGCCCGGCTGGCACGCCGGGTGGCGCGCCGCAAGCCGGTGCTTGCCATCCGCTCCGCGACCACCGAACAGGGACAGCGGGCCGCCGCGTCGCACACCGCCTCGACGGCGACCCCGTCCGCGACGCGGGATGCCCTGTTCCGGCAGGCCGGGATCATCGCGGTCGACGGTGTGACCGAACTGGTGGACGTCCTGGCCGCATTGGACTCGCAGCCGCTGCCCCTGGGCAGGTCGGTCGCGGTGCTGAGCAACGCCGGCGGACTTGGTGTGCTCGCCGCGGACGCCTGCGTGACCCACGGCCTCACGATGGCGGAGCTGTCCGAAAGCACGACCCGTGCGTTGCGGGAGGCGATGCCCGCTACCTCAAGCCCGCACAACCCCGTCGACACCGGCGCGGTCGTGGACGAGGAGACCTTCGCCCGGTGTCTGGACCTGATCGCCGCGGATCCGGCCGTGGACGCCGTCATCGTCGTCACCGTCCCCACCGCGCTGGGGGATCCGGCGACCGCGATCCACCGGCTGCGGGTCGGGAAGCCGATCCTGGCCGTTCGGGCCGGGCAGGCGATGTCGGTGGAGACCACTCCGGCGGGCGTATCGTGCTACGCCGATCCGATGTGGGCGGCGTTCGTCCTGGCCCGGCTGGTGGAACGGGCGGAGTGGTTGGCACGCCCGGAGCCGGACCACGTCGACCTAGGTGGGATCGACCTGGCAGGCGCGCGCGCCGTCGTCGCCGACCACCTGACCGTCGATTCCGCAGGCGGATGGCTGGATCCTGATCGGGCCATCGTCCTGTTGCGGGCGTTCGGACTGCCGGTGCTGGGCGGTGTGCTCGCGACCACGCCTGGGGGCGCGGTGTCCGCCCAGCGCTCCTACGACTCCCCGGTGGCGCTGAAAGCGGTCGTCACCGGACTGCTCCACAAGACCAAGGGCCACGGCGTCTCCCTCCTGCTGGCCGACCGGGACGCGGTGACCGCCGCGTTCGAACAGTTCCGAGGCAGGTTCGGCACGCGCCTGCGCGGTGCGTTCGTGCAGCCCATGGTCACCGGCGGCCGTGAGCTGCTGGTCGGGGTGGTCAACGATCCGCGCTTCGGGCCGCTCGTGGTCACCGGGCTCGGCGGCGTGGACACCGACCTGGTCGACCGCCGGGCGTGCGCACTCGCACCGCTGTCCACAATGGACGCGGACGACCTGCTGCGCGGGTTCGGTGGATCCGCCGAGGTGTTCGCGGACATCGACGAACGACCGGTGCGCGATCTGCTGCTCCGGGTGGCCAGGCTCGCCGAGCTGCTGCCCGAGGTCGCCGAGCTCGACCTCAACCCGGTGATCGTCTCCGACGGCCGGTGCCTCATCGTCGACGCACGGGTCCGCGTGGCACCCGTCGAACCGGTCGACCCGTTCCTGCGCGGCCTGCACGTCCAGCGACTCACGAAGGAAGTGGCGTCATGA